A portion of the Pseudorasbora parva isolate DD20220531a chromosome 1, ASM2467924v1, whole genome shotgun sequence genome contains these proteins:
- the LOC137083321 gene encoding uncharacterized protein isoform X2: MTTPSATPFADVINSLAVLHQEHHQALLDLRTEQERRFEAIVQGQQEDRERFRSWMDREVRAEAAARASAPGHVPLQKMGPEDDPEAFVDLFQKAAEACGWPRAQWPVRLIPLLSGEAQAAAQQLPVANLLDYDDLKKAILQRVGRTPEQHRQRFRSLECGESGRPFALAQQLRDECRRWLLAGGSDVDHVVDLVVLEQFITRLPRKTAEWVQCHRPTSLETAINLAEDHLVACPGVGEPPLTSPSLSPPSLSLSRPIPLPRSRPPGPPRVPPRGRGGMGLGPSGSSRVPPRGAGPLGAVMSAETG, encoded by the coding sequence atgacaacgccctccgccacgccaTTTGCGGATGTCAtcaactccctcgcggtcctccaccaagAACACCACCAGGCGTTGCTGGACCTCCGGACcgaacaggagcgccgcttcgaggcgatcgtccaaggccagcaagaggaccgcgagcggttccggagctggatggaccgggaggtccgcgccgaggccgccgcacgggccagcgcaccgggtcacgtgcccctccagaagatggggccggaagacgacccGGAGGCCTTCGTCGATCTATTCCAgaaagccgcggaggcctgcgggtggccccgggcacagtggccggtgcgcctcatccccctGCTAtctggagaagcccaggcggccgcgcaacaactaccggtcgcgaacctcctggactacgatGATCTAAAGAAGGCCatccttcagcgggtcggccggaccccggaACAACATCGTCAGCGTTTTCGGTCCCTGGAGTGCGGtgagtccggtcgacccttcgcgttggcccaacagctccgggacgagtgccgcagatggcttctggccggcggcagcgacgtggaccatgttgtcgatctggtggtgctggagcagtttatcactcggctccccaggaagaccgccgagtgggtccagtgccaccggcccacgtcgctggagacggccatcaacttggcggaggaccacctggtggcgtgcccgggggtcggcgaacccccactaacttctccctctctctctcccccctctctctctctctctcgacctatccctctccccaggtcccgccctccaggccctcctcgcgtcccccccagaggccggggtgggatgggccttggaccgtccgggagttcgcgggtcccgcccaggggggcggggccgctgggggctg
- the LOC137083321 gene encoding uncharacterized protein isoform X1 has product MTTPSATPFADVINSLAVLHQEHHQALLDLRTEQERRFEAIVQGQQEDRERFRSWMDREVRAEAAARASAPGHVPLQKMGPEDDPEAFVDLFQKAAEACGWPRAQWPVRLIPLLSGEAQAAAQQLPVANLLDYDDLKKAILQRVGRTPEQHRQRFRSLECGESGRPFALAQQLRDECRRWLLAGGSDVDHVVDLVVLEQFITRLPRKTAEWVQCHRPTSLETAINLAEDHLVACPGVGEPPLTSPSLSPPSLSLSRPIPLPRSRPPGPPRVPPRGRGGMGLGPSGSSRVPPRGAGPLGAGSDNGSGSAPFPRSSSNPLPAAGAAGRPGLACWRCGDPDHFVDRCPMMDIGTMIRIPDVQRTTPDQAGEYQIP; this is encoded by the coding sequence atgacaacgccctccgccacgccaTTTGCGGATGTCAtcaactccctcgcggtcctccaccaagAACACCACCAGGCGTTGCTGGACCTCCGGACcgaacaggagcgccgcttcgaggcgatcgtccaaggccagcaagaggaccgcgagcggttccggagctggatggaccgggaggtccgcgccgaggccgccgcacgggccagcgcaccgggtcacgtgcccctccagaagatggggccggaagacgacccGGAGGCCTTCGTCGATCTATTCCAgaaagccgcggaggcctgcgggtggccccgggcacagtggccggtgcgcctcatccccctGCTAtctggagaagcccaggcggccgcgcaacaactaccggtcgcgaacctcctggactacgatGATCTAAAGAAGGCCatccttcagcgggtcggccggaccccggaACAACATCGTCAGCGTTTTCGGTCCCTGGAGTGCGGtgagtccggtcgacccttcgcgttggcccaacagctccgggacgagtgccgcagatggcttctggccggcggcagcgacgtggaccatgttgtcgatctggtggtgctggagcagtttatcactcggctccccaggaagaccgccgagtgggtccagtgccaccggcccacgtcgctggagacggccatcaacttggcggaggaccacctggtggcgtgcccgggggtcggcgaacccccactaacttctccctctctctctcccccctctctctctctctctcgacctatccctctccccaggtcccgccctccaggccctcctcgcgtcccccccagaggccggggtgggatgggccttggaccgtccgggagttcgcgggtcccgcccaggggggcggggccgctgggggctggtagtgacaatggctctggttccgccccctttccgcgctcatcctccaacccactccccgccgccggggcggcgggtaggcctgggctggcctgctggcggtgcggcgatccggatcattttgtggaccgatgtccgatgatggacatcggaacaatgatccggatcccggacgtccagcggaccacccccgatcaagcaggagagtaccaaattcct